The genomic DNA CTAGTCAAAAGCGTCTTCCTGCGTGGACTGATCGAATTTTATATACCACTTATCTTGATTCTCCAGCAACTCCCGAGGCTTCCTATATCATACCTATGCTCTATACTACGGTTCCTTCGTATACAACATCGGATCACAAGCCCGTGGTTGCACTTTTGCGCGTTCCATCAGCAGCAGCGTCCAGCCTAACGCCCATGCTTCACCACTATGGAAACCTTCCGTTCCAGCCCGCTTACTATCCCGCGCTCATCAAGAAATATGTCGGGAAGCTTTTGGGCTGGGTTTTGGGGTGGTTTTGGTGTGCACTTTGGTTCATCGGGGCGGGCCATGCCGGCGTCGGATTGGGTAACTTTATTGTTGGCGCGGGTGCAGCTGCGTGGTGGAAAGTAAGGTGGTTTGGAACAAATTAGATATCCCTCATGATTAGGTTACCTTGCCCGTAGCCCCCTAATATTAAGCTTGATTGTGTTAGTAACTATTTTTGACGACCATCACGAATCGAAGTCTCTTTGCAAGCGGATACGTCATCATGATCATATCGTCGGGACCCCGATCTTATTTGGTAAATTAGTGATAATTGCAGTCGCGCCGCGCAAGGTCACCTGACACGACGGATTTCTCATTTCCCCTCGCACCTCCAAGTTTCGTCAGGTAGTATAGATCATACGACGTTTGTCGAACGCGGCCAAATAAGAGTTATAGTTGATTGGTCAAACCTCACGGATCGTCCCCAACGACCGTCAACAGTGAAGCAAGCAGTCCTCGAGACCCAGACGTGAAGCGGACACTGCCCCGCCTGGGTATTTTCTGCTCTGAGCTATTTTTGTCCTATGGATAGAAGCGTGTAAGTCTACCGTGTCATAACATGGCCCAAGGCCGCTTATGCTTTCCAGAGGGACGAGCTCTGGCAGCTCTTATTTTATCTTCAATAATGAGGCCTTAAAAGCGGCTACTCAGAGTGAGCATCTCCTAGTTATATTCTCCAGATATTCCCAATACGTCTATTCGGTAGGAAACAAAACAGTCGTCTGTGCAACCTCGGCAAGTCTTCTGTCTACCCTTGCTGGATATCCCGTAAGTATTTTTTGGTTCTCAAATAAAGCTTCCCTTAACTTTTCCATTGCGACCTATTGTGACAACCCAACTCTCCTAGCTCGACTCTCTTAAAAGTCGTCTCCAAGCCTCCCGCACCCCGATATCAGTTCCCCGACTTGCGCAGCTAGTATGGCGTGAGGAAGGGCTTGCAGGATTTTTCCGAGGAATATGGATACCTCTCATGACTATTTCAGCTGTTCGTAAGTCTAGCTATGTTGAACTGTCGCCGAGTGTGTCTTAATCATATACAGGCGCGGCGTCTTTTACGATCTATACAAATTCGAAGAACTATCTCCATGACGTGCAGGGATTATCGAGATCCAAGTGGTCGCACGTTGCGTTATCAGGTGCTACAGCTGGCGCGGTATCTGGGTCACTTATCTCGTTTTGCGGTGCTCGTAAGCAAATCTTATTTCAATGCATTGTCGCTAGGCTGATATACGGTAGCGTTCGAATTGGTCAAAGTAAGGATAAGTTTGGCTACAGTATGTCACTGTCATTGACTATACATCGTAGATACGAAGGCAGCTCGAATACTCCATCGCGGCTGAAAAGGGTATTGCTGTCGATAAACCACCGGGAAATATAGATGCAATCAAAGATATCTTTCGTCAACATGGTACACTCGGACTATACAAAGGATTCAAGCTCCATTTTGGTGCGTAGAGTCGTGTTTGCGGTCGCACTATACTAACTTGGTGCTTCAGTCCGCGATACGGCTGGAACTGCGCTGTACTTTATGGAATACGATGCCATGAGGCTTTTATTGGGGCGTCTTCCCAATGGCCATCAAGGTTCGACTCCAACATGGTTCCCCCTCCACCACTCCATGATACCCTTTTTTTGCGGGTCTATTGCTGGAGTCACGTCATGGGCGATCATATATCCATTAGATGTGTATGTTTACTTCTTTTCTAGCTCCGCTTCTAATCTAAACCATTATATTTAGTGTGAAAACCAAGATTCAGCAGCGAGCGCTTGCAGGTATACCTGCGCGGGGTGTATTTGAGACTTTTAAGCGTATGCTACGTGGTAGCGATCCCAATTCACCGAAACCTCTACTGGTTGGGCTCACCCGACTATACCAGGGGCTGGGTGAGTGACAGATTTGATAAATTCGATCCTATCTATTGATAGGTTGTTTATATGCAGGTGTGAGTGCCTTTCGAAGTATCCTAACACACGGCATGCTCTGGACGTTCTTTGACTGGGTCGGAAACTTCATCGATGACCTATAGGTCTAAATTTTTATCCTTATTAGACTACACAAATTAGCATTTACTGACAGCTGGGTTCTCACGCCCCCCCCTGTATATTCGTATCATGTTTCTAAACTCATCCCCCGAACTTACTG from Rhizoctonia solani chromosome 16, complete sequence includes the following:
- a CDS encoding mitochondrial carrier protein, with translation MTSTSEASHSRSLIVQIATYNTNLQGSQGTPQDLVDWLAPTLSASHFREPPDIVAVGFQELLPLHLGLTGLSKGVVASRDELLRSQIEKHNSSSGEHVAYTLVAKAVNVGVALLIYARDHGVGQRICDVQTAWTGFGPAWVGNKGAVGIRFRISSEFGAGGGEIMTFVCAHLTAHAHNMKSRLRDWEHMVKTLLFANTSRESTIADSSIYATSHLFVLGDTNSRLDVPMSDNGPLTHDEVVAQISTPEGRERAKNWDQLRREISLGNTFHGLREGEFWEFPPSYKYAIGEVNTFSQKRLPAWTDRILYTTYLDSPATPEASYIIPMLYTTVPSYTTSDHKPVVALLRVPSAAASSLTPMLHHYGNLPFQPAYYPALIKKYVGKLLGWVLGWFWCALWFIGAGHAGVGLGNFIVGAGAAAWWKPPNIKLDCVKAWTSSGSSYFIFNNEALKAATQRNKTVVCATSASLLSTLAGYPLDSLKSRLQASRTPISVPRLAQLVWREEGLAGFFRGIWIPLMTISAVRAASFTIYTNSKNYLHDVQGLSRSKWSHVALSGATAGAVSGSLISFCGAPFELVKIRRQLEYSIAAEKGIAVDKPPGNIDAIKDIFRQHGTLGLYKGFKLHFVRDTAGTALYFMEYDAMRLLLGRLPNGHQGSTPTWFPLHHSMIPFFCGSIAGVTSWAIIYPLDVVKTKIQQRALAGIPARGVFETFKRMLRGSDPNSPKPLLVGLTRLYQGLGVSAFRSILTHGMLWTFFDWVGNFIDDL